From the Theileria equi strain WA chromosome 4 map unlocalized gcontig_1105316255041, whole genome shotgun sequence genome, one window contains:
- a CDS encoding ADP-ribosylation factor, arf, putative (encoded by transcript BEWA_047220A), which produces MGLLKVIRKTKLLEKEMRILILGLDNAGKTTILKKINSEDVSKVEPTVGFSIKSLEYNG; this is translated from the exons ATGGGCCTTTTGAAGGTCATAAGGAAGACCAAGCTCTTGGAGAAGGAGATGCGGATTCTCATTTT GGGACTCGATAATGCCGGAAAAACGACGATtttgaagaagataaacTCTGAAGATGTCTCTAAAGTTGAGCCAACGGTCGGATTTAGCATAAAAAGCCTCGAATATAATGGGTAA
- a CDS encoding hypothetical protein (encoded by transcript BEWA_047190A) produces the protein MKDLLTLDVHCSGPKCICPDNKNIHNLEAKKKPIPNVTNFTKYTHSVPDGYTFTLNKTLAGGGGKIGTTVGSPDVPIPKVTGVSVYYWDGVPTNPILLGITTQGSGTPIYYARSSYANDWTPAWVREMNEQQALDNQNCHNNNAIPFNITGSQSGDLLKDSQSNCLKNYRKMTSTKPPDPPPGSNYVTTAYNIPSNTKISRVTYKGKDTTDLTPPTYLVSQIRLYSYPGAINVPLMLEFKSENDGTSTWYYSINANGKNWTGYVGKSSGFYGNNGYTPTSALSEKLDEVLCKWYNNVTLNLTKRHSTSHASNRLPYCCTDHKNEYKVSVEEISVNHYHGRSTKFYKHSITGTNLNLAGIFYNENDNYNDRKNIKLHGAPFPISGIQSVCTFYCQMENPVLIYLCGKSPYGGWYKKGSTDDALWTWIPGIHDIKPETHLQNGLECRQWMKLWIYLKDLGCDPLGECTAGITQLDEGKLRQEIREEAVNAIKERSAAKQSAKLGLYPGGRISGSRSTGAASELISGSATRYLPGISGVTPSPVLMGGFNSHDIIEETTSLLTTTGSVSLPETHCGHASGVSTSEAKGPTPHTDEVTLTQSSLPSLTPGTAALVDGGASVGITAILTGAGMYGGPLAGAGATFFGGWKLYNRYKGDPWVRQI, from the coding sequence atgaaAGATCTGTTAACGTTAGATGTACACTGTAGTGGACCAAAATGTATCTGTCCGGACAACAAGAATATACATAACCTAGAGGCCAAAAAGAAACCTATTCCTAATGTCACTAACTTTACCAAGTATACTCACAGCGTTCCAGATGGATACACATTTACTCTAAATAAGACGCTCGCCGGTGGTGGAGGAAAAATAGGAACAACTGTGGGATCTCCAGACGTACCCATACCAAAAGTCACTGGTGTCTCCGTTTATTACTGGGATGGAGTACCTACTAATCCAATCCTACTTGGAATAACCACCCAGGGGAGTGGTACACCTATCTATTATGCTAGAAGTAGCTATGCTAATGATTGGACCCCCGCTTGGGTGCGTGAAATGAATGAACAACAAGCCTTAGATAATCAGAACTGTCACAATAACAATGCAATCCCTTTCAACATAACAGGTTCTCAATCAGGTGATCTTCTCAAAGATTCTCAATCAAACTGTCTAAAGAATTATAGAAAGATGACATCTACAAAACCACCTGATCCTCCACCTGGCAGTAACTACGTTACTACAGCATACAACATTCCCAGTAACACAAAGATATCTAGAGTTACATATAAGGGAAAAGATACTACTGATTTGACTCCTCCCACTTATTTAGTTTCTCAAATAAGACTCTACTCTTATCCAGGTGCTATAAACGTACCTCTCATGCTAGAATTTAAGTCAGAAAACGATGGAACATCTACTTGGTATTATAGCATAAACGCCAACGGAAAAAACTGGACAGGATATGTTGGAAAAAGTAGTGGTTTCTATGGAAATAATGGATATACTCCAACATCTGCTCTTTCAGAAAAACTAGATGAGGTGTTATGCAAATGGTATAACAACGTTACCCTAAATCTTACTAAAAGACATTCTACTAGTCATGCTAGTAATAGGTTGCCATATTGTTGCACCGACCATAAAAATGAATATAAGGTCTCTGTGGAGGAAATATCAGTTAATCATTATCACGGAAGATCCACTAAATTTTACAAACACTCCATTACCGGGACTAATTTGAATCTTGCTGGTATCTTTTACAATGAGAATGATAATTATAACGATAggaaaaatataaaattgCACGGAGCACCATTTCCAATATCAGGCATACAAAGTGTATGTACGTTTTACTGTCAGATGGAGAATCCAGTGTTAATCTATCTCTGTGGGAAATCTCCGTATGGAGGTTGGTATAAGAAAGGCTCTACGGACGATGCCCTTTGGACATGGATACCTGGTATCCACGATATCAAACCAGAAACTCACCTACAGAATGGGCTTGAATGTAGACAGTGGATGAAactatggatatatctAAAAGATCTTGGTTGTGACCCTTTGGGAGAATGTACTGCAGGAATTACTCAACTTGACGAGGGAAAACTAAGGCAAGAAATCCGAGAGGAAGCTGTTAATGCAATAAAAGAACGATCTGCGGCTAAACAATCTGCTAAACTTGGACTCTATCCAGGTGGTAGAATCTCTGGTTCCAGGTCTACTGGTGCTGCTTCTGAGCTCATAAGTGGTTCTGCTACTAGATACTTACCTGGAATAAGTGGTGTTACTCCTAGTCCAGTACTTATGGGTGGTTTTAATTCGCACGATATTATAGAAGAAACTACTTCTCTTCTAACCACTACTGGTTCTGTTTCTCTACCTGAAACTCATTGTGGACATGCCTCTGGAGTATCTACTTCTGAAGCTAAAGGTCCTACTCCTCATACTGATGAAGTTACTCTTACTCAatcttctcttccttctcttaCTCCTGGTACTGCTGCTCTTGTTGATGGTGGAGCCTCTGTTGGTATTACCGCTATTCTCACTGGTGCTGGCATGTATGGTGGCCctcttgccggagctggcGCAACCTTTTTcggaggatggaaactttataatcgctataaaggagacccttgggttagacagatttag
- a CDS encoding ADP-ribosylation factor family member protein (encoded by transcript BEWA_047210A), translating into MFSKDIDISKKCNGFCKNNIQIGAVTGKVNGAGKYGYFKHYYLFGQWIEKLNYTGKPLRIGDGKKKGSKKSFSDSYDRLYEVATYYSSLYDKGSSSIKTPLILGVKDRPGGSYTWYENTGDCITWKDIDGQGEFPKYSNQSTEDFTKKLDKLSCTLHHLHRADIQKDYKQEGTYKCAICNKATVNVKHEKIWGIYTKIDHIPLETIPYHVTYKDTLIKSQEPGGGKFTPLSVKKGDRIYVYYWEGDNTHDNPLLIEVKPNVGQSTWYENIGESGGKHNKWRKLEKQEISGFYSSKPCTGDLKKRLDFLNCSLNNAVRIKLGLDSGCHDFRDARHNNRINTRHNATINRQLFLSAYEYTHSSVYKNERFAVAEVLLQGTRQKTGSGNLFFKNITKVSSYESNCSPGIPFLLCIEYGTNDKKCQWYQREYNNTWKEDTNFSGNIGQALEQAKISFRIKQCLSPKISLQDGLKINIEEKPDSGTLSNTYESIYGSQVISIFVTKSTDKLPKGFFKITQQPITGTPFKLSKALSSNGDKIGAGSGTIPNVENVCVYFWVEAPNKPILLEIKKQNEDPKYYSRGDSKGSSWIQGSYDKLTSADLKEMLDDQNCHRNITIPIDLNDPANLEQFYKAIEKKIIPTTPYLSKIHVSSSQFPPPKTPLGGEYIVKEYTIKGGARISRVTFDGRYTDIPPTDLITGIRICSWKNEGKPEKTPLLVGFVKNGVIDWYENSGTKLPYTKWKPIDGNESKGYYDNAGTGSNPQKELTDKLDEVSCRVHRTVSIDISRTNREIYCHSILGHERRIKVKRDISSSFKEYTGYEHISAIKEQDKFIVTSIVNKQEKQYVDGLPFRDVDKVTVYYPVCDEGTPVAIRIEKEDNKEGTTWLKKEAKGDEWKIFVPGSKGNFIDENSIKDTLEDVRKTLTTCQGITVGGLRLKSAISPANTEAPEDSSSDSDEDQTNSTEGDDDKYHGSEGHGRIVADLVTLGSIASTLATAAGVYATDTVLKATIPTLGLPSTVISMAKDTLKAMEDSFSASNKAPEASPPQDTPVDGGGQNHALQPQAPLLSSEYLSTTSVPLATTSTGPTSTESTKAQTQALSTSVPSAQGTPGRESPSHGASGSDSPTDIKTISIITSSVLVSSGSITGYHLNFWDVGGQKSIRAFWRNYFENTDGLIWVVDSADVARMELSRDEILKILREDQMTRTTLLVFANKQDIRGAMSPKEINEILGLDVIAQDRSYRIHGCSGVEGDGLLDGIAWLVDDIANRMYNSG; encoded by the exons ATGTTTTCCAAAGACATAGATATAAGCAAGAAATGCAATGGGTTTTGCAAGAACAATATACAGATTGGGGCTGTAACAGGTAAGGTTAATGGAGctggaaaatatggatatttCAAACACTACTATTTGTTTGGACAATGGATAGAAAAGCTCAACTACACTGGAAAACCTCTTCGGATAGGAGATGGTAAGAAAAAAGGCTCTAAAAAATCTTTTAGCGATTCATATGATAGACTATATGAGGTGGCAACTTACTACTCTTCGTTATATGATAAAGGTTCTAGCTCCATAAAAACCCCTCTGATCCTTGGTGTCAAGGATAGACCTGGAGGAAGCTACACATGGTACGAGAATACCGGAGATTGTATAACATGGAAGGATATCGATGGCCAGGGAGAATTCCCCAAATATAGCAATCAGTCTACTGAAGACTTTACTAAGAAACTAGATAAACTCTCATGTACTCTTCACCACCTTCATAGAGCTGATATACAGAAGGATTATAAGCAAGAAGGTACTTATAAATGTGCTATTTGTAATAAAGCAACTGTTAATGTTAAACATGAAAAGATTTGGGGTATTTACACTAAGATTGATCACATCCCACTAGAAACTATTCCTTATCATGTTACATACAAAGATACTCTGATTAAATCCCAGGAACCTGGTGGCGGCAAATTCACACCACTCTCTGTCAAAAAGGGTGATCGCATCTATGTTTATTACTGGGAGGGTGACAATACTCATGATAACCCTCTTTTGATAGAAGTTAAACCCAATGTTGGACAGTCTACTTGGTATGAAAACATAGGGGAATCCGGTGGAAAGCATAACAAGTGGAGAAAGCTGGAAAAACAGGAGATTTCTGGATTTTATAGCTCCAAACCTTGTACTGGTGACCTAAAGAAAAGATTGGATTTCCTTAACTGTTCACTCAATAATGCTGTTAGGATTAAGTTAGGACTGGACTCTGGTTGCCATGATTTCAGGGATGCCAGACACAATAATAGGATAAACACTCGTCATAATGCTACGATAAACAGACAACTTTTTCTTTCAGCCTATGAATATACACATAGTAGTGTATATAAGAATGAGAGGTTTGCTGTGGCAGAGGTCCTACTTCAGGGCACAAGACAGAAAACAGGATCAGGAAACCTCTTTTTCAAGAATATTACTAAAGTCTCTTCATATGAATCAAACTGTAGTCCTGGGATTCCGTTCCTACTTTGCATAGAATATGGAACTAATGATAAGAAATGCCAATGGTACCAGAGAGAATATAATAATACATGGAAGGAAGATACTAACTTTTCTGGTAATATTGGACAGGCTTTGGAGCAGGCAAAGATTTCCTTTAGGATAAAACAATGTCTTTCTCCTAAAATTAGTCTACAAGATGGCCTAAAAATTAACATTGAAGAAAAACCAGATAGTGGTACACTTAGCAATACGTACGAAAGTATCTATGGTTCTCAGGTTATTTCAATATTTGTCACTAAGAGTACAGATAAACTACCGAAGGGcttctttaaaattacTCAGCAACCAATCACAGGAACACCTTTTAAGCTAAGTAAGGCACTCAGTAGCAATGGAGATAAGATAGGAGCGGGAAGTGGGACCATACCTAATGTAGAAAATGTCTGTGTATACTTTTGGGTTGAGGCTCCAAATAAACCTATCCTACTTGAAATTAAGAAACAGAATGAAGACCCTAAGTACTATAGTAGAGGTGATAGCAAAGGTAGCTCATGGATACAGGGTAGTTACGATAAGCTAACTTCTGCTGATTTGAAAGAAATGCTTGATGACCAAAACTGTCATAGGAATATTACAATACCGATTGATCTAAATGACCCTGCCAATCTTGAACAATTTTACAAGGCCATTGAGAAAAAGATTATTCCTACTACTCCATACCTAAGTAAAATACATGTATCTTCATCACAATTTCCACCTCCAAAAACTCCTCTCGGAGGCGAGTACATCGTTAAGGAGTACACGATTAAAGGTGGTGCAAGAATATCCAGAGTTACATTTGATGGCAGATATACTGACATTCCTCCTACAGATCTGATAACTGGAATTAGAATATGTTcttggaagaatgaaggtAAACCTGAAAAAACCCCTCTTCTTGTAGGATTTGTCAAAAATGGCGTAATAGACTGGTACGAAAATAGTGGAACTAAATTACCCTATACAAAATGGAAGCCTATTGATGGAAACGAATCAAAAGGTTACTATGATAACGCTGGAACAGGATCCAATCCACAGAAGGAACTTACAGACAAACTTGATGAAGTGAGTTGCAGAGTTCATCGTACTGTTAGCATAGATATCTCAAGAACAAATAGGGAAATATATTGCCATAGTATTCTTGGACATGAAAGGAGAATCAAAGTTAAGAGGGATATCAGTAGTTCATTCAAGGAATATACAGGTTATGAGCACATTTCTGCCATCAAGGAACAGGATAAATTTATAGTAACTTCCATAGTCAATAAGCAAGAGAAACAATATGTAGATGGACTTCCTTTCAGAGATGTTGATAAGGTCACTGTATACTATCCAGTTTGTGATGAAGGTACTCCTGTTGCTATACGtattgaaaaggaagataaTAAAGAGGGTACCACGTGGCTCAAGAAAGAAGCTAAGGGAGATGAATGGAAAATCTTTGTTCCAGGCTCAAAAGGTAACTTTATAGATGAAAATTCCATAAAGGATACTTTAGAAGATGTAAGAAAAACTTTAACTACATGTCAAGGAATTACGGTAGGAGGTTTACGTCTTAAATCCGCGATATCACCTGCTAATACTGAAGCACCTGAAGATAGTTCTAGTGACTCTGATGAAGATCAAACTAATAGTACAGAAGGCGATGACGATAAATACCACGGATCTGAAGGTCATGGTCGAATAGTAGCGGACCTGGTAACTTTGGGGAGTATAGCATCCACTTTAGCTACTGCAGCTGGAGTATATGCTACGGATACAGTTCTAAAAGCGACAATTCCAACCCTTGGACTACCAAGCACAGTTATTAGTATGGCAAAAGATACTCTCAAAGCTATGGAAGACAGCTTTTCTGCATCTAACAAGGCTCCTGAAGCCTCACCTCCACAAGATACTCCTGTAGATGGTGGAGGACAAAACCATGCTCTTCAACCCCAAGCTCCTCTTCTTAGTTCTGAATATCTCTCTACTACCTCTGTTCCTCTTGctactacttctactgGACCTACTTCTACTGAATCTACTAAAGCTCAAACTCAAGCTCTATCAACCTCAGTCCCTTCTGCTCAAGGAACTCCTGGTCGTGAATCTCCTTCTCATGGAGCTTCTGGCTCTGACTCTCCTACTGATATAAAGACTATCTCTATTATCACATCTTCCGTTCTTGTATCTTCAGGATCCATAACAGG GTACCACTTAAACTTTTGGGACGTTGGAGGTCAAAAGAGTATCCGTGCCTTTTGGAGAAATTACTTTGAAAACACAGACGGTCTCATTTGGGTCGTAGACTCTGCAGATGTTGCACGAATGGAGCTCTCGAGGGACGAGATCCTAAAGATTTTGCGGGAAGACCAAATGACCAGGACAACACTTTTGGTCTTTGCAAACAAGCAGGACATTAGAGGTGCAATGTCCCCAAAGGAAATTAATGAAATTCTTGGACTGGACGTAATTGCTCAAGACAGAAGCTACAGAATCCACGGCTGCAGTGGAGTTGAAGGTGACGGTCTTTTGGATGGGATCGCTTGGCTCGTGGACGATATTGCTAATCGGATGTATAACAGTGGATAA
- a CDS encoding hypothetical protein (encoded by transcript BEWA_047200A) — protein MEIVKQINETKHFIIEQIDEGVALCNDDVHGFLKRHILGSSVSNTGTFPIKTDFDMKRFVHCLFFLLPLCHCGSVGRESLSTANDVNGQPEGPVIVRVEEDFTPYQRIPVTMDLTNPDSKLFEIEGEMQSEYPISVTPWREYYVTRVIYSGGTLWRSQDDWECTHVYAYSRANDTLLMMGFKRARRREYRALHRDKGGEWKEISMMAAYHLIFCTEKEGSENVTSV, from the exons ATGGAGATTGTCAAGCAAATAAACGAGACAAAACACTTTATAATCGAACAAATAGACGAGGGAGTTGCACTCTGTAACGACGATGTTCACGGATTTTTAAAG CGTCACATATTAGGATCTTCTGTGAGTAACACTGGGACCTTTCCCATAAAGACAGATTTTGATATGAAAAGATTTGTCCATTGCCTATTCTTTCTCCTTCCCCTATGCCACTGTGGAAGTGTTGGCCGGGAGTCACTGTCTACTGCCAACGATGTAAATGGACAGCCTGAAGGACCAGTCATAGTACGTGTGGAAGAAGACTTTACACCCTATCAGCGGATACCTGTGACTATGGATCTCACGAATCCGGACAGTAAACTCTTTGAGATTGAAGGCGAAATGCAGAGCGAATATCCTATATCCGTAACTCCATGGCGTGAATATTATGTCACAAGAGTGATCTATAGCGGTGGCACTCTCTGGAGATCTCAAGATGACTGGGAATGCACACATGTCTATGCATACTCTAGAGCTAATGATACGCTCTTAATGATGGGATTCAAGAGGGCCAGACGGAGGGAATATAGAGCGCTGCACAGAGACAAGggtggagaatggaaggaaattAGCATGATGGCTGCCTATCATTTAATCTTTTGTACGGAGAAGGAGGGATCTGAGAATGTAACGTCGGTGTAG
- a CDS encoding hypothetical protein (encoded by transcript BEWA_047170A), with translation MSAGVLKLNVKCCGPVCTCQPNPLGITANKWVDQPTKGFTKYVHSITTGGTFTLNGKVDGSKVGSAGKSTNNVRSVSVYYWNGAPDRPILIEIITNSGGGTTTFYGKNGIGGHLSWLNGPVKDKTLIQALDDFNCKINNVVPFDIQDSQSGSILNDSNSTCIESKRITQSNLLQNPPGSDYVSKAYIITASLNTGISRVTYNGKPTDISTPNETIDLITLYSYPGSIEVPLMIEFKPSNNRISRWFHSKNTGEHGKEWKEHGNDPGFYTADSDPKPTAKLSEKLDEVLCTEYGNVTLDLSHARKSGNYCCSEHGSHKGTGRISVTPGEITVNGETKTDYYKHAITDSRYGLAGIYYNDSGVNMRKNVKLSGVSFPVSVNGVYFFYCAGEEPSLIYINSDSIMTKGWYKKDTGEWKWISELIGINSNDIEGGLTCAKWRKLFEILKGFNCSDLQECSYTDHLKQAKEENELKLQEEEANNERENAKKQKQKSTHTPTKEDDPVSQLPKTAMSAPQEPGPPPSGAKPESVEKGDRGESGDSKTLGPQGPPGPSGNKGEYGHSTGKTKTRRLIDKGSSSPWYKDFDFTRLIGNVIAPLAPQAKAKVESQDTVKNTTVQTGGSTPVTPPKVELTPASLTPDATVASSQSSGNEFTSPSTTSQTQTAADGTDPHNPPVRHSTEESLPEAQPAESTKAAFVGPEVAAAGSVLWTTFGASSGTLAGAGGLTGFGWWLYKRSKGDPWVRQI, from the coding sequence atgagtgcTGGAGTGTTAAAGTTAAATGTGAAATGTTGTGGACCAGTCTGTACTTGCCAGCCTAATCCTCTTGGCATTACCGCCAATAAATGGGTTGATCAGCCAACCAAAGGATTTACCAAATATGTTCATAGTATTACAACAGGAGGCACATTTACTCTAAATGGAAAAGTAGATGGAAGTAAGGTAGGGTCAGCAGGAAAATCTACTAATAATGTTAGGTCGGTATCagtttactactggaatggaGCCCCTGATAGACCAATCCTTATTGAAATTATCACCAATAGTGGTGGTGGCACAACTACATTCTATGGGAAAAATGGCATTGGAGGACACTTATCTTGGTTGAATGGCCCAGTTAAAGATAAGACTCTAATACAAGCACTTGATGATTTTAACTGCAAGATTAATAATGTAGTTCCATTTGATATACAGGACTCTCAATCTGGTTCTATTCTCAATGACTCAAATTCCACCTGTATAGAGAGCAAAAGGATAACCCAATCTAATCTTCTACAAAATCCTCCTGGTAGTGACTATGTTTCTAAAGCATACATCATTACTGCTAGTCTTAATACAGGGATATCCAGGGTAACTTACAACGGTAAGCCTACTGACATTTCTACTCCTAATGAGACAATTGATTTAATCACACTTTATTCATATCCAGGAAGTATAGAAGTCCCTCTTATGATCGAGTTCAAGCCATCAAACAATAGGATATCTAGATGGTTTCATAGTAAAAACACTGGTGAACACggtaaagaatggaaagaaCATGGCAATGATCCTGGATTTTACACCGCAGACAGTGATCCTAAGCCTACTGCAAAGCTGTCAGAAAAACTGGATGAAGTGTTATGCACAGAATATGGCAATGTTACCCTGGATTTATCACACGCCAGAAAGTCTGGGAACTATTGTTGCAGTGAACATGGTAGTCATAAAGGCACAGGTAGAATCTCTGTCACACCCGGAGAGATCACAGTAAATGGTGAGACAAAGACTGACTACTACAAGCATGCCATTACCGATAGCAGATATGGACTTGCCGGTATATATTATAATGATAGTGGAGTTAATATGAGGAAAAATGTAAAGCTCTCGGGAGTATCATTTCCCGTCTCTGTAAATGGTGTCTACTTCTTTTATTGCGCAGGGGAGGAACCCTCACTCATCTATATTAATAGTGATAGTATTATGACCAAGGGTTGGTACAAGAAGGATActggagaatggaaatggaTCTCTGAGCTGATTGGCATAAACTCTAATGACATAGAAGGTGGACTTACTTGTGCGAAATGGAGAAAGCTTTTCGAGATACTCAAAGGATTTAATTGTAGTGATTTGCAAGAGTGTTCCTATACCGATCATTTAAAACAGGCTAAAGAGGAAAACGAACTCAAACtacaagaggaagaagcaaACAATGAAAGAGAAAATGCTAAAAAACAGAAGCAGAAATCTACTCATACTCCTactaaagaagatgatcCAGTCTCTCAACTTCCTAAAACTGCTATGTCTGCTCCTCAAGAACCTGGTCCTCCCCCTTCTGGAGCTAAACCTGAATCTGTTGAAAAAGGCGATAGAGGGgaatctggagattctaaaaCGCTTGGACCTCAAGGACCTCCTGGTCCATCTGGTAATAAAGGTGAATATGGCCATAGTACAGGAAAGACTAAGACTAGGAGATTAATAGATAAGGGTTCTAGTTCGCCATGGTATAAAGATTTTGATTTTACGAGATTGATTGGAAATGTAATTGCCCCTCTTGCTCCTCAAGCTAAAGCTAAAGTTGAATCACAAGATACTGTCAAAAATACCACTGTTCAAACTGGTGGATCTACTCCTGTCACTCCTCCTAAAGTTGAACTCACTCCAGCTTCTCTTACTCCTGATGCTACTGTTGCTTCTAGTCAATCTAGTGGTAATGAATTTACTTCTCCATCTACTACTTCTCAAACACAAACTGCTGCTGATGGTACTGATCCTCATAATCCTCCTGTTCGTCATTCtactgaagaatctcttccTGAAGCTCAACCTGCTGAATCTACTAAAGCCGCTTTTGTTGGTCCTGAAGTTGCTGCCGCTGGTtctgtactatggacaACATTTGGAGCAtcctctggtactcttgccggagctggtggtcttactggatttggttgGTGGTTGtacaaacgttctaaaggagacccttgggttagacagatttag
- a CDS encoding hypothetical protein (encoded by transcript BEWA_047160A): MRRIIIGSTFLLRSKRQIDVFTILPIWLSLLDLEDKDQRKRLFTFIVKDLTNFHRRFKDQQTIKSIKKLLYDKIMHGSTNVRILTCCIAVELYKRNIWKDPVTANILANCALSKDAKLVMAATHFLLGTKNHYDVTFAAETKEENVDTSTKIVQAACLQIYSPHDFAEKLLQRCMDASFSHKLTMLNLISRLISTHSLLLPNFYMYLLKYMNPKQKLVTKVLAIAAQAVHVEVPIDVLEPLVRHLMQNFVAEDRGDDVITVGINVIREIAVRSPKVLDKDTIAQVAEFRRYKSKNVTMATKALINLYRTAAPELLHPNLRGREAGTKLSKEKKRKREEGGAETDDDTYEEDPEVEDEDDEKNEDYESGEETEEDDASDDEEEFELDGYELDVDGKDTSDGQEDENEGKENESSSDEESDAPLGVIDPNSLKFGTKAKYSASEKRSQSIKNRMEKKLARKVARSSAGKKQSTTNKVKARNKPALMALQSRRVKNKQAQSLQDKMMTLKKHIKGLKKGNAKKKKRRF, translated from the exons ATGAGAAGGATAATCATTGGCTCGACATTTCTACTGCGTAGTAAACGGCAAATTGATGTCTTTACGATCTTGCCTATCTGGTTATCACTTTTAGACCTTGAGGATAAGGACCAAAGAAAAAGACTCTTTACCTTTATAGTCAAGGACTTGACAAACTTTCACAGGCGTTTTAAGGATCAGCAAACGATAAAATCCATCAAGAAATTGCTCTATGACAAAATCATGCATGGAAGTACTAACGTCAGGATCCTCACCTGCTGTATAGCTGTGGAACTCTATAAGAGGAACATTTGGAAGGACCCTGTCACCGCAAACATCCTTGCAAACTGTGCCCTCTCAAAAGATGCCAAACTTGTCATGGCAGCCACTCACTTTCTCCTCGGTACCAAG AACCATTACGATGTGACATTTGCTGCTGAGaccaaggaagagaatgtgGATACGAGTACAAAGATTGTCCAAGCAGCGTGTTTACAGATTTATTCTCCACATGATTTTGCGGAAAAGCTCTTGCAGAGATGTATGGATGCATCGTTTTCACACAAACTTACAATGTTGAATCTGATCTCCAGGTTAATCAGCACGCATTCGCTCCTCCTGCCAAACTTTTACATGTACCTGCTAAAGTACATGAACCCAAAGCAAAAATTGGTTACAAAAGTCCTCGCCATAGCCGCTCAAGCTGTGCATGTGGAAGTGCCTATTGATGTACTGGAGCCACTAGTCAGACATCTCATGCAAAACTTTGTCGCGGAAGATAGAGGAGATGATGTCATTACAGTTGGAATTAATGTG atCCGTGAGATTGCTGTGAGGTCTCCAAAGGTTCTGGACAAGGATACAATTGCTCAAGTCGCCGAATTTAGGAGATACAAGTCTAAAAATGTCACAATGGCCACAAAGGCGCTCATTAACTTGTATCGCACCGCAGCACCCGAACTGCTACATCCTAATCTAAGGGGAAGAGAAGCCGGCACCAAACTCTccaaggaaaagaagaggaaacGTGAAGAAGGCGGTGCAGAGACAGATGATGATACCTATGAAGAGGATCCAGAAGTTGAAGAcgaggatgatgaaaagaatgaagacTATGAAAGTGGTGAGGAAacagaggaagatgatgcTAGTGACgatgaggaagaatttGAACTCGATGGCTACGAGTTAGATGTCGATGGAAAAGACACTAGTGATGGCCaagaggatgaaaatgagGGAAAGGAAAATGAAAGTTCCAGcgatgaagaatctgacGCTCCTCTTGGCGTAATCGACCCAAACAGTCTAAAGTTTGGAACAAAGGCTAAATATTCTGCATCCGAAAAGAGGTCTCAGAGCATTAAAAATCGCATGGAAAAGAAACTTGCACGAAAGGTGGCCAGGAGCTCGGCAGGAAAGAAACAGAGTACAACCAACAAGGTAAAGGCGCGTAATAAACCGGCACTAATGGCACTCCAAAGTAGACGAGTAAAGAATAAACAGGCACAGAGTCTACAAGATAAAATGATGACGCTGAAAAAACACATTAAAGGTCTAAAGAAGGGAAATGctaaaaagaaaaagagaAGATTCTAG